The window CAGCGGATTTGGACCTGGGTCGTTCCCTTGCAGCGAGTGGGGGCTGCTTCCCGGGCCAAGCCGAACGGCCACTGTGCCACGCAGGGGAACGGGGTAAGAGGCGAAGCCTGCCAGGACTCACCCGTCACACTGCAGTACCTCCATCTGCCGTCCGTGTCGTAGTTCGTGGTGGTCGCGCACCAGCGCAGCCTGCTTCTGGTCCCATCCCGGGTGCAGGCCGAGTACGATTTCCCCTTGTAAATAAAGGGGAAGGCGCAGGCGGGAGAGACTGAGAAGTGAAATGGAGAGAGATCGAGAGAGACAAATCACAACCACAAGCAAAATAAATTGGCATGCTCCGTTGGAGTCAATGGACCAGATCCCCAAGAGGGTGTAAATTTGCCTGGCTCCTTTTGAattaaaaggccagattctgaaccCGCTGTAAATCAGCACAGATCCACTGAAGCCGGtggagcgatgccaatttacaccagtgccgaatctggccctgtgagagGGGGCAAGCAGCCAATAGCTACACCGGCACAGACAGGGAGGTCTTTGTTCCCATGAAGGAACTGGTCTGATGTGCAAATTCACccctgttctttacttgcttgcTCTGATCTGGTTTGTTATTGCAGATTATTTACACTAGAAATGCTAAGGGATATAACTGCATCTTGTACCTAGGGACCAGATCCGGACTGTAGTTACTCCAGAGTGGATTTGGAGTCATGCTAATGACTGCAGGTAGAATCAGCCTCAGATTCTCATCTCAGGATTTGTTATTAGAATGACCtccactgcacagaccccagctgagatcagggcctcactgTGCCAGTGGAGAAACATGGAATGCCTCACAGAGATTGAAATCAAAACAGATgagatagacaaagggtgggaagggaaactgaggcacagggcagggttGTGACTGACCCAAAGGTTACAAAGGAAGCCATGAATTGGTCAGAGCTAAACCCTAGGTGTCCTGACCCCCAGGGCAGAGCACTAGTCCTGGCAGCAAAAGCAGGGACGAAGACTGACGATCGTTACAAATGACAAACACAGAGGATCTCCAGTCTCTGGAGAGCTGAGCTCGTtagcagcagccaggctgagcGTCTCTCTCTCTATTTCCCCTCCTCTCTTTTACTGTCTCTTTTTTCCCATTCACGTGTATTTTCCCAGCTTTtgttttatatcctcagtcctgTTTTCTCTCCCGCTTCCTCCTGCTGCCCGGCTCTCTCTTCCCAAATGCATCCGTTGCTTTGGTTCCCCAGGGATGCTGCTGGAGTTGGTCTAATGGCCGGAAGGTTTCCCAGGCAGAGATAGGAAGGGTCGGACCTGCCCAGGGTGGGAGATTCAGCAGCAGTTCCGTGACTGAGCAGACATGTCCCAAGGGAAGTCACTCACCCCATTAGACGCTCTTTGAAACTTTGCTAAACTACCTCCCGCCAGACGTGTGGCAGGTAGATACACAATGCTGGGGTGGGTTGTGTGGGAGAGGTTTTGTTGGCATGAATTCGGGCTGAAAAGCACTAAGTCCTGCCACTTCTTCCTGGACAAATGTGGCCCAGTCAAACTCATGTGGCTCAAATCTTTATAGATTCttagatgttaaggccagaagagaccattctgGTCATCTCGTCGGCCCTGCTGTATAGCACAGTGGTTCCTACATCCAGCCAATAGCTTACAGTTGAGCTGGAGCAGATCTTTGAGAAAGACGCCCAGTCTCCAGAGAGACACCGAGGGATCCGCCATCACGTGGcaagttgttccagtggctagTTATCCATCCGGTtggaatttgtgtagcttcagctGCCTGCCAGTGGATCTGCTAAACGTTGGCCTGATAGATTAGAGAGCCGTGTTTCTTAATACCTGAATATCCGTGACAGTACCACGCATTCCCTGCCCTGGCTCATTCCTTCTCTGTGTGAGTCTGAATGGTACGGCATCGTGGGAGTGCCATCGTCTGATTGCACTGGGTCGGGGTACGGTAGCCTGGAAACGTTGAGAGCCACGGCTTTACATCATAAAGTCCAGTTGGCCTGGGTGATAAACTGGGGCTGGAATGTCAACGGGATTGTCTGTGATCCAGGCATGCTCCActattactggcttggtgaatctaatgatagaatatcCCCTCAGTTTGGGGGTGTCTGCTCTGTTCGCTGGCTATCTGTCCTGAGTCTGGGCGTTCTCAGCTGCGACCCGCTCTAGGCAGCGTGACACAGAGCTCAAGGACTCACCCTTCTGGGTGCAGAACTTCCATTTGCCGTCCTTGTCGTAGTCGCTGGTGGTCGCGCACCAGAGCCGCTTGTCGGTGCTTCCGTCCCTGGTGCAGGCCGAGTACGATTTCCCCTTGTACTTAAAGGGGAAGGTGCAGGGCAGAGAGTCTGGACCTGAGAGTGAAACAGGGAGAGAGCAAGGAAAGGCAAGTGACAATCAGCAGTGGCCATTGAGGCCAGCGGCCAGCTCCCAGCTGGCGTAAAGCAGCTCGGATCcaactgagggtctggccctaGGTATCACgggggtggggatgtgtgtgtggagagggcgGGGGAGAGGAACCAGCTCGATCCCCAGAGACAGCTACACTGCCACTCACAGGGAGTTCTCCATTCTCATTTAAGAATTGATCTGACCCCCAACTCCTCTCTGTCCTGTAGCAACTGGCTTTGCTCTGATTTAACTGCAGCTTGGCACAAGGGGCCAGATGATGAGAGCAGTGACTCTAGAATCAGTTTGCAGACACCCCTGACGACAATGGAGTCAGACCCACATTCTCATCTCAGGATTTATTAGTAGTAAGacactccccccccaccacagcgGGGCCAACAATGACTTTTCGAttcactggcagttctgaaaatgcTTCAGAAAAGTTTCGCTTTGGGTCGTACCCAAACCAACGTGTTTCAGATTTTTCGTCAGCCTGAAGTGGAGAAAGTGAACGGGAATGAATAGCTAGAGCGCGGCCTTGAGTCTCCTCCAGCCTTGGCAAGCGCCCTGGCACCAGAGTCATTCTCTGGAGCTGGTCACAAATTCATTAAGTGGTTTAGGGTCATCTGGTGCTGCTTTTTTTCAGCAGCTAAACTATTTACCAGGAAACTCACTCAGCTCCGTcaccagccaagatcagggccccactgtgccaggcgctgcccagacacgcaGGGAGAGTCAGTCAAAGCTCACAATCAAATTAGGGTTGACAGAGAAAGGGtgggatgggaaactgaggcacggggtggGGAGGTGACTTACCCAGGGTTAGAAAGGAAGCCATTGTGTCAGTTGACCCGGGtcctgagacttgctgctgtgttttttggggttttttttttgctgtgtagacgtacccactGCGTCTTAGGTGTGTAAGTCCCATTCTTCAAGTCATttagacccagatttttaaaggcattcagGAGTTGCTGCACTCAGTGTTGCAAAGCCAACTGTGGTGAGAGATTAACCTTGTtttccaaagggatttaggcacttagtaGATGAAACTCACATAGGAGCCAAAATCTCATTGACAATCAAAGGAACTAAATACATTTTGGAAATGacatttaggctcttaaatcagtTGGCTTTGCAACACTAAGGCAGCAAccgctaaatacctttgaaaatccaggtGTTAGGCACCtggggctaaattttcaaaggtCTTTAGGCTCACAGAGACGCAGGCAGGTGTCTAAGGGGCGTTTCCCAAGGCACCTTGCTCCAGCTGGAAGCTATGGTCTCAGAAAAGTCGGGCCAGTGGATTTGGGGCTGGGATGTTTCCTTGCAGCAAGTGGGTCTGTGTCCCTGGCATTAGGGCCCAGAGGAatggctgctgtgctgggcagggTAATGGAGTGAGAAGCGAAGGCAGCCAGGCCTCACCCATGGGAGAGCAGAACCTCCATCGGCCATCCTTGGCGTAGCTGTTGGTAGTTGCGCACCAGAGCTTCTTGTCCCTTCGTCCGTCCGTGGTGCATGAGGAGTATGATCTCCCCTTgtaaataaaggggaaggtgcAGCGGGGAGAGCCTGAGCCTgtgaggggagcagagagagatggaggaacAGAAAAATGAGGCGCTCTGCTCTCGTGAAGGCTCAGACCAGCTTTCTGTCTAAAGCTCAACTCTAAGTACACTAAAATCCGCACGATTACTCTGATTACCTTGAAACTTGGTGTGTTTCATGGGGTCAGGGGGTTCGATTTCTGATCCAAATTTGGTCCCATTTGACTAAGGGGTTCCCAAGTTACAGCCCCCCTGAAAAAAACAGCTTGGCTTaaagttgactttttttttttgcatgtggcTAGAGATGAAGCCGGGGCTCAGACCGATACGCCAGGGCCTCAGCCGCTTGAGGCGCACTCCCAACCGAGGGCACGGCACCAATTAGCCTTCTGGGGAGAAATCTAATTCCAGTGTCATTAGCTGAAGTTTGGGTCTCCGGTTAGGCGTATGGCGAGCAGGTTTAAGGCTCATGCACGGAGCACTGTGCACGGGGCGTGATTCACTCAGCATGGACTATCACAGCCTCTGGACCCACGCAACACAGAGCTAGCACTGTGAGCTCAAACCCGAGCCCAGGCAAAAACTGGAAATTAAACAAGGGGGCATCATGCCACGTTCTGCCTCTGTCACAGGGGAAATGAAATCTGAGCACAGCTGAATATCCAGGCAGTGCTGTACCGAGTTCTGAACGGAGAATAAATTACAGGTGCAAATCCTcactgggaggggagggttaTTGGGGTGGAAAAGTAGGTGGGAatagggagtggaggggggattATGGGAAGGGGTGGGTAGGAGAGAGTTGGGGGGTCAGGTGGAGTGGGACACTGGGAAGTGGGACATGGTTTGAGGGACTGGGGGAGAATAGGGGCTGTCTGCCAAGATCTGGAGGGCGGGGGTCCTGATCCTCTTTCCctacctttgtgtgtgtgtgtttgaacatGGGGGCCCCCTGTCCCTCTAGGTgggtctgagccccactgcctgcctCCTTTTGGGTGTGAGGCTCTGGAGCACCCCTGTCCATCTATTGGAGTCTAACCCCCCGCCCTTCCTCCCCGCTTATGTGAGCAGGTTCTGGTTGGCTTGCCCTTCTTGGGGtggctcccctctccctgccccctcctgtgaTCTGGGACCTAGGGGTTCCTGCCCCTCTGGGGATATCTGAGCTCCTCTCCTTGCATCCATAGGAACCAGTATGTGGggtagccccacccctctgcatggggagctgagaacagccaTCCTGGTATCATGCCCCGAGAACACACAGCTCATTTGGGGTGAGGAGCTTAGGATGGGCAGGCTTGGTGCATCTCACAGTTTCCCCAgcactggggagggagtgggggactgCCCACAGAGATGAATGGAGCAGTCCCCACGTCTTAGGGCCCTGGTGTCCACCTGGGTTCTTCTACAGGGGACATTCTCTTCTGCTGACAACACCTCTCTGCTCTGAACAGGCCATGTCATTCCGCGTGGAGGCTCCCATGTCTTTGGACTGACCCTGGGCTGGGGACCTGCAGAGAGCAAAGGTGCTGCTGCTGGTTAATTTCATCAGTATCATGATGCAGCACCATTGTGCCAGACCTGCCCCGGTGATGCCAGAGACAAAATCTTGCAAAATCCACATGCTCCTCCAGATTTTCCTGAACTTTGCCTTGCCTTCTGGGGGTGTGGGGCAAGGCAAGAGATCTAAATCTGGGGTCATTTGAGCAAGAAGTTCCTGAGAAAACAGCTTGTCTTAAAGGTCACATATTCTCATAGCATTTTGGGTGGCACACCTGGCTTCCCAAATGCAAATGGCTCAATGGGGCGGAGGCTGAACTGGAACTgatggtgtgggggtgggtgagaaaaaaTATGGCGGGGAAAGGAGAGACAGTGGTAACGCAACTATAACCACCATGTAATAAAACGGTTGAGTTGGACAATGTTGAAGATTTCTCTTGCCGGCTCTGTTAGCAGCTACAGATTCCAGCTGTTTTAAAGCACAACTAGTCACCCTAGTCCTCTACAACAATGTGTATAGAGCATGTGCGGGGGTATTTAGGAGTCACACAGCAGCAGTGTGGCCCTGTGGGGTGGGGATAGCACACAGACTCAGAAAGCCTGGGACTCTGCCATTGGCTTGCTGAGtgacactgtgcctcagtttccccactcaaTTAGGTGAATAATGATGTTCCCCCTGTTTGGAAGCTACAGATGAAAAGCGTTTTGTAAGCACAGGGGCGTCTGAACTGCACACCTATGTGATATTTACAACAACCCATAGGACCACTAACTCCAATCAAcaacttttctctttcttttaaaaaagggttgGAAATTAAATAGCAAAAAGCTTTGTTAACATTGAATTCAGCAAAATCCAAACTAGTGAGCACCAGGAAGTACAGAGTGAAGGTACGCGCCCACACCACCTAAATTCTGCCCTCTTGGAGCGATGCCCCAATAAGCATGCACCACGTCCTCACCTGGCACTGACCAGCAGCTCCCTCCACTCAAATCCTTCGCATGCATGACAGAAAGATGATCACAGCTACTGAATGTGACAGCCCCTTCATCCTTGGGCACATGAGACCATCACTCTGCTTTCACTTACCCTTCATTTAACTCACTGGCTGCCCTctcccacctcactgctgacaatcccCATGGCAAGGAGCCCCTGCACCCAACTAGTGGCACAGCCAACCCCAGTGTGTCTCCAACTTCTCTGCTGTTTAATTATTATGCACCATGGGGGGAAACCGCTGCTCTGAGGGGAGAAGCTGTGACCCCATGAGTGGGCTAGTGGAGATGATGCTAGATTTGAAGTCTGGCAGCCACCTGTCTTCTAATCCTGCTGCTGATCCCGGGCAAGGTtatgcttcagttttcccatatGACAAATCTCTCATTTACCTTCCCTGCGTAAAAGTCTTAAAGCTGCAGAGGAGAGGTCTATGTACACAGaatcaaggtgggtgaggtaacattttTTATTGACTCAGCCTCTGccggtgagagagaaaagctatCAAACGGCACAGGTTGGACCTGAAGACGAGCGCTGTGTACACTCCAaagtgtgtctctctccccagcagaagctgaTCCACTGAAAGCTGTTACTGCCCCCACCTCATCTCTCCATATCCCGGgattgacatggctacaacatcaCTGTATAATACAGTGAGCAGCTGGTACTCTCCACTTCCCCCGTTCTccatttggggtgtgtgtgcacaggcaGCTACCACACCCACTGAGCTGCCCTTGGATGCCGGAGCCGCACACCCATTAGCTATtgccagtgctctgtgctgcacccaCCCTGCCCTATGCAGGGACCATGTATCTGCCCCCGGGACGCTCTCTGCAGCTGTGTTTGGGACACGCTCCGCTACTTGCAGCAGATCAATAAATCACAGCAGAAGTTAGTGTACAAGAAAGAAAAGCTTCTGAGCCATTCTCCTGTGTGTTcagttccccccagcccccacccagggGACCAGTGAGATGAGGGTCCTCGGGGGCACAGCCTGGGGCTACCCGGGGGGAAGGTGTTACCTGGGGCTGCCACGCACAGGGTCAGGGCGACCAAGCCCCAAGCCAGGAGCTTCCTACTGGATGACATCTCCCTGGCTTCTGCTGGGTGTCCCTCAGAGTCGCTCTCCCCTTATGGAGTTGGCAGGTGGGCCACCACCCAGAGCCACCTGCTAACAAGGAGATTTCACAGGTGCCCGGCTGCATATTGTTTCTGTTCCACCCACCCGGATGTGCAGGGAGAGGCAAATCCTCCTGAGGCTGGCATctggccctggcccctgccttcGATAAACTGCCCTTCTCCAGCTGTGCAGCCCAGACTCAGCCACATGCTCTGATTCTTGTAACTTTGGAGATGCCGAACTgtggaatggggggcgggggtggggggggctctggagcAGTGCTCAGGTGTGGAGGTTGATGCAGGGTGGGGTCTCTCCCACTTGCTCAACCTTCATCCCGTTAGGCCGTGCTCTGGCACCAGGACCCTTATTCAGGGGAAGGGACCATCCCAGCAGCTCGGTGCTGAAACACCAAGTTCGATGGCTGTAGCTTTGCCCAGGAACTGGGTTTCCAAAACTGCCGTTTTTCTATGATCCCTCAGTGAACAAGGACCCGTCCTCAAAGGGCCCTTTGCTCCATGTGGTCCAACGTGCTGACAGAGCAGAGCCAAAAGGGGGGAAGCCAGGCCCTTTCCCCGCATGGGAaggatttgggggaagggagatggagCCAGCTCAGACCCCCCACCCATCTCACTCCCTCCCCATCGCCCCACAATTCCTCTCCATCGCTGCTGCCCCAGGccaagggagggggctccaggctcccccccccaccgGATGGAAAGGGGGGTCAGAGCagtgcaggggtgtgtggggcaggggtcaGAGCAGTGCAGTGGGGAATCGGGGGGAGGCTTTGGCTCAGCTCCACCTACCGCCACCTCTGCACCCCACATTTGTGACCCCCCTAAAAGGTGCCCCCCCACTGACTCCACAtcagtcccagccctgctcctgcatcctcccccagctcctggtcCTGTGGGGCCCCAGCAGACCTCCACCCCGGGGTGAGGCACAAGCTGGGGTGGGCAGAGTGGGCTGAGCTGGACAGGCAGAGATGGGACACAAGGAGATGGTGTCCGGGGAGCAAAGGGACTCGCATGCAGCCAGGGACTGCTGAGCCTGGGGTGACCCTTCCTGAGGAGGCAGAGGCCAGGGCGGGTGAGAGCTGGGCTGTGGGACCTGGGGGAGCTGAGGGGAGATTTGCAAGAAATCCAAGGAAATGAAATGTCCGTAAACTTCGTTCGCCCAGAGTGAAGGGCGCCCGACGCGAACTTGTGGCGACGCAGAATGCTGAGCGCAGAGACACCCAGATCCCTGCAGGGAATACGGCGCTGagggccacccc is drawn from Eretmochelys imbricata isolate rEreImb1 chromosome 23, rEreImb1.hap1, whole genome shotgun sequence and contains these coding sequences:
- the LOC144279315 gene encoding 72 kDa type IV collagenase-like; this translates as MDGRTILNVLSVVLGGTAVNCSVQQPTLQLSLLASGSGSPRCTFPFIYKGRSYSSCTTDGRRDKKLWCATTNSYAKDGRWRFCSPMDSLPCTFPFKYKGKSYSACTRDGSTDKRLWCATTSDYDKDGKWKFCTQKVSPACAFPFIYKGKSYSACTRDGTRSRLRWCATTTNYDTDGRWRYCSVTDYDNGEACVFPFTYKGKRFSACTKFDNLFGRFWCATTDSYHMDRQWVFCPD